In Nostoc sp. TCL26-01, the sequence GAAAATATGAATAAATATACTAACCCTGCCAGATTAGTTAATTCTGTATTTGTAGCAAATAATAATGGCTTAATTTTATTTGTATAGTAAGAATAAAACGGACACCATAACAGCAACCCTGTATCACAGACAATCAAATAAATAATATATTTGTGCTTCTTAAATACTGATGTAGGATCGAGTAAATTTTGGACAAGTAAAGCAAACAATTCTGCTCCGCAAAAAAAGATCATGAAGTAACTGAAGGCATAAAACCAACGACTGATGGATAATTGATTATTCCAAATTCGATACTTCAAAGCAAATCCTAGAAAATTATTATAGCCTTGGTAATTTTGATTCTGTTTATCCTGTGGATTAGTACTAATAAATTGTTGCACAGATGCTTCGATATCTTGCTTTTTTAGCGTAATGTCACCTTGAAAATCAATTATTTGCGAACTATCTAACAAATCTTTTGGAATAGTTTTTAGACTATATTTGAATAGTTTATCCCCTGAAGATTCCTCAACTAAATTCTGTGAATTTACAACTCCTATTGCATTTGATTTTAACTCAAACAGCAGAGTAGGATCAGTGTTTAAATCCAAAGCTAGCGCAATGCTGGTAAACACAAATACTATAGCTGTGAAACCCCAAAATATCTTCGCCTTTTGTCGAATTAAGCAGATTGCTCTGTATAGTCCATATAGTGATATGCCAAGAAACAGAGATGGATAAATGACAATATGTGGATAAAGTTGAGCATAAAGCTTGAAAGTCTGGAAATTTCCAAACTCTAACCAAATGCTGAGTGGTAGTCCTATAACTGCTAATAGCAAGATTGCCAAAAGCAGAAACTCCCATTTTCTATCTAATCTCCGTTCAGTAAACATCCCATCCCAGGTGAGCGATCGCGCTTCCGGATTCGCTACAATTACAGGTAGCCAACTTTTACCAGGATGTTTACCGTCTTCGTCAAACTCTTGGCGCAAAAACTCACGTGCTGTACGCATGGAAGCAAATAGCGATTTACCTTTGACAAAAGCGGTGAGCAAATGTTTCAATAGCCTACGAGCCAACAAGGATTCGACAGGCTCACGCATGACGATACAATAAGGTAAAGATAGGGAAGTTAGTTGATTTGCTAAACCCAAACCATCACAGGAATTAAAAATAGCTAACTGTAACTTATCTCGAATTAGCTTTTCTAATTGAGTAGTGAGATCATCAATAGGAATCCTTTCACCAGGTTTGATTTCAATCCAACCAATTTTACCGTTTTTATCACT encodes:
- a CDS encoding CHAT domain-containing protein, with protein sequence MVKRIYLKFGSCVQLERVTLAALPVTLTVYDDVGLLQELGSGSYLSLLPKNLINSFRQWQKYIAPNLHDASVRRIKLEPLAKNNHLESDDSNINFEQIANNFKTGLNHWLNESGWINEDGNKDPKIKQVLESYYAGKEEIQVFIQTENRDLRALPWQEWDVLQRFFINHSHTEVSISATNFKRPEQKQTLLLDARVRILAVFGDETLDLDEEKSLIASLEKYGGLIEFLHQPNREALEKALQEPKGWHIFFFAGHSGSDKNGKIGWIEIKPGERIPIDDLTTQLEKLIRDKLQLAIFNSCDGLGLANQLTSLSLPYCIVMREPVESLLARRLLKHLLTAFVKGKSLFASMRTAREFLRQEFDEDGKHPGKSWLPVIVANPEARSLTWDGMFTERRLDRKWEFLLLAILLLAVIGLPLSIWLEFGNFQTFKLYAQLYPHIVIYPSLFLGISLYGLYRAICLIRQKAKIFWGFTAIVFVFTSIALALDLNTDPTLLFELKSNAIGVVNSQNLVEESSGDKLFKYSLKTIPKDLLDSSQIIDFQGDITLKKQDIEASVQQFISTNPQDKQNQNYQGYNNFLGFALKYRIWNNQLSISRWFYAFSYFMIFFCGAELFALLVQNLLDPTSVFKKHKYIIYLIVCDTGLLLWCPFYSYYTNKIKPLLFATNTELTNLAGLVYLFIFSLLVMTLIVTMTQLKSLKYRYILSFVVIAVVVLTSLMRIWGGISLIDQMFGISCKSLFITWLGAITFFIFLFIVIIYLIDYKVREI